The Desulfovibrio sp. G11 region CACACGGGCCAGAGTTTTTGCCAGCAGCGTTTTGCCGCTGCCCGAAGGCCCCACCAGCAGGATATTGCTTTTTTCCAGTTCCACGTCGTCGCCCAGGGCGTCGGCATAGAACACGCGTTTATAGTGATTGTGCACGGCCACGGAAAGAATTTTCTTGGCTTCGTGCTGCCCTATGACGTACTGGTCGAGCCTGTCCTTGATTTCCTGAGGCGAGAGCAGCGGCCCGTCGTCCTCGGTAACTTCCATCTGGTCGCGCACAATGATGTCGTTGCAGGCCTTGACGCATTTGTCGCAAATGCTCGCGCCGTCCTGCACGATGAGGTTGCGCACCTCCAGTTCGCTGCGCCCGCAGAAGGAGCAGCTCAAAGGTTCGCTGACCTTGTTCTTATCGTTCTTGGCCATGATTATTCGCTCTTTTCCTGAGCCATGTCCTGGCGCGAAACCAGTACGCGGTCGATAATGCCCAGGTCTTTGGCTTCTTCAGGAGTCAAAAAGTTATCGCGTTCGGTCGCCTTGACAATATCCTTGTAAGGACGACCGGTATTTTCGGCAAGTATGCGGTTGAGGCGCTCTTTGAGCCGCAGCACCTCTTTGGCATGAATCTCTATATCAGTGGCCTGCCCCTGATACCCGGCCGAAGGCTGGTGAATCATGATCTGGCTGTTGGGCAGGGCGTAGCGCAGCCCCGGTTTGCCCGCGGCCAGCAAAAAAGCGCCCATGCTGGCAGCACGCCCCATGCACACCGTGGAAACAGGCGCGGAAATGAAGCGCAGGGTGTCATAGATGGCAAGACCAGCGGTAACCGAGCCGCCGGGCGAGTTGATATAGAGAGAAATTTCCTTTTCCGGATCCTGCGATTCAAGAAAAAGCAGCTGGGCGCAGATCAGCGAGGCCACGGTGTCGTTGACCTCGGACCCCAGCAGAACGATGCGGTCCTTGAGCAGGCGCGAATAGATATCGTAGGCGCGTTCGGAACGGCCGGTGGTTTCAATAACCATAGGTATAAGCGACATGAAAGCCTCACTGACATGGCCCGGGGGCCGATATATGCGGCATCGAGCCGCGAAAAAAGCAAAAGGCGGCCCAGAGGCCGCCTTCCCTGATTATTATTTGCTTTCCTGAGCGCTGGCGGATGCGCCCGGCGCGGCATCGGCCTCTGCTCCGGTTTCGGGAGCTTTTGGCTCCACTTCCTTGACATTGGCCTTGGCGTAGATGAGATCCATGGCCTTGTCCGCCAGCATGCGGTCGCGCAGCACAAAGATCATGCCCGAGCGCTCATACTGTTCGCGCAGGGCCTTGAAGTCTTCACCGGTGCGCATGGCAAGCTGGTAAATCTGCGTGGTAACTTCGTGGTCGGTAACGTCCAGACCTTCTTTTTTGGCAACAGAAAGCAGCAGCACCTGGGCGCGGGCCAGTTCGTCAGCCTGGGGCTGCATGTCCTTGCGCAGGTCTTCCATGCTTTTGCCGAGGCTTTCGAGGCTGCGGCCCTGACGTTCCAGGCGGCCGGCCATGTCGGCCAACAGCGTGTTCATCTGGGTTTCCACCAGGCTCGGGGGCAGCTCAAATGCAACCATCTTGAGCAGGCCGTCCAGCAGGCTCTTCTGGGCCGCGCTCCTGTTCAGGCCGGTGCGGCTTTCAGTGTAGCTCTTGGTGATGGCTTCTTTCAGCTTTTCAACGCTTTCAAGGCCAAGGCTCTTGGCCAGTTCATCGTCAAGCGCGGGCAGCTTGCGCTCCTTGATGGCATGCACCTTGACCTTCATGGTCACGGTCTTGCCAGCCAGATCCTTGGCAATGAAGTCTTCGGGAAAGTGAATCTCGCCCTCACCTTCTTCGCCATAAGGAATGGTCTTGACCAGAGCTTCAAAATCTTCCAGAGCCTGGCGCTCGCCCAGGGCCAGATCAAAGGATTCGGCCTTGACGCCTTCCACGGGTTCGCCGTTTTCAAAGGCGGCAAAGTCAACGGTGGCTATCTGACCATCCACAGCGGGGCCTTTGCCCTCCACGGGCACAAGCTGGGCGCGGTCGCGCAGGATGCGGTCGAGCACTTCCTGCACTTCTTTTTCGTCCACCACAACTTTTTCCT contains the following coding sequences:
- a CDS encoding ATP-dependent Clp protease proteolytic subunit, coding for MSLIPMVIETTGRSERAYDIYSRLLKDRIVLLGSEVNDTVASLICAQLLFLESQDPEKEISLYINSPGGSVTAGLAIYDTLRFISAPVSTVCMGRAASMGAFLLAAGKPGLRYALPNSQIMIHQPSAGYQGQATDIEIHAKEVLRLKERLNRILAENTGRPYKDIVKATERDNFLTPEEAKDLGIIDRVLVSRQDMAQEKSE
- the tig gene encoding trigger factor, which encodes MEYSAEDISPVRKKVVITTEPQEVEASIMGTIALYKTSVQVDGFRKGKVPASVIEQRFRDKIYEEARQDLINVHINDVMQKLDVMPLAGLDVDTPDAFERGKGFAYTIEFEVLPTFDLPPYEGMDVEQEKVVVDEKEVQEVLDRILRDRAQLVPVEGKGPAVDGQIATVDFAAFENGEPVEGVKAESFDLALGERQALEDFEALVKTIPYGEEGEGEIHFPEDFIAKDLAGKTVTMKVKVHAIKERKLPALDDELAKSLGLESVEKLKEAITKSYTESRTGLNRSAAQKSLLDGLLKMVAFELPPSLVETQMNTLLADMAGRLERQGRSLESLGKSMEDLRKDMQPQADELARAQVLLLSVAKKEGLDVTDHEVTTQIYQLAMRTGEDFKALREQYERSGMIFVLRDRMLADKAMDLIYAKANVKEVEPKAPETGAEADAAPGASASAQESK